In a single window of the Amphiura filiformis unplaced genomic scaffold, Afil_fr2py scaffold_55, whole genome shotgun sequence genome:
- the LOC140144452 gene encoding E3 ubiquitin-protein ligase TRIM45-like — MAYKDSFKSSVSCGSCDEEGTTAVSFCHNCGCFLCHACIQSHRKMRTLRDHKLSTTEELQENKYNPKMQTVYCEKHPKKELIMFCSEEKCMVPICDVCGHVDHRGHNLAELTVVVPDIINTVQQSCARSQERNQELIKKRAAVETLKESLTKNFNKKKKDLQESEQNLYNKMHTRCSDAHKELQEMYDAEMQNMNKKIESIDSLSSQITSACEFATNACDMSLPTQLLSSHKQIMNRLYELEKTQLPDTESLQTEITFTLMHYTSIQLFQVFLLPIWKLYIGPRFRYLGTRTLIIGTMLVFFILASLYPSQIDPSQCTIELQQDKRDVEGLNIGPIYKATLQTADNKGNNITTGGARVDVSQLNFHLDIQDNNDGTYEFEYYSFGAIHVNINGKPIWGSPFNDLSKLEPKLCIIRSEPKPNSRYYRKTIVQTIDSTGYHIKTGGVKVVATSCGWHPPVHDNKDGTYWFEYEPGCLPRLTVTINGKHIKGSPFDYDDESLN, encoded by the coding sequence ATGGCGTACAAAGATTCATTTAAATCGTCTGTCTCTTGTGGGAGTTGTGATGAGGAAGGAACTACAGCGGTAAGCTTTTGTCACAACTGTGGGTGTTTCTTGTGCCATGCATGCATCCAAAGTCACCGGAAAATGCGCACCCTACGGGACCACAAACTGTCAACGACAGAGGAGCTCCAAGAAAACAAATATAACCCAAAAATGCAAACTGTATACTGTGAAAAACATCCAAAGAAAGAGTTGATAATGTTCTGTTCTGAAGAAAAGTGCATGGTTCCGATATGTGATGTTTGTGGACACGTTGATCACCGTGGGCATAACTTAGCTGAGCTTACGGTCGTTGTCCCCGATATCATCAACACCGTTCAGCAATCCTGTGCACGGTCCCAAGAGCGAAATCAAGAACTGATCAAAAAGCGAGCAGCCGTTGAAACGCTGAAAGAATCTCTGACAAAAAACTTcaacaagaagaagaaagatTTGCAAGAATCGGAACAGAATCTCTACAACAAAATGCACACTAGATGCAGTGACGCCCACAAAGAACTGCAAGAAATGTATGATGCGGAAATgcaaaacatgaacaagaaaATAGAATCTATTGACTCTCTCTCCTCCCAGATAACTAGCGCCTGTGAGTTTGCTACCAATGCCTGCGATATGAGTCTACCAACACAGCTGCTATCCTCTCACAAGCAAATTATGAATAGACTTTATGAGCTGGAAAAAACACAGCTGCCTGACACAGAATCACTCCAAACTGAGATAACTTTCACTTTGATGCACTACACATCGATACAACTATTTCAGGTGTTTTTGCTTCCCATATGGAAGCTGTACATCGGACCCCGGTTTCGATATTTGGGGACGAGGACTTTGATTATCGGTACCATGCTAGTATTTTTCATTCTTGCAAGCCTGTATCCTTCTCAGATTGATCCTTCTCAGTGTACAATTGAATTGCAGCAGGACAAGCGAGACGTGGAAGGACTAAACATCGGTCCTATATATAAAGCCACTTTGCAGACTGCAGACAACAAGGGCAACAATATTACTACTGGAGGAGCAAGGGTAGATGTTTCACAACTCAATTTTCATCTTGATATACAAGATAATAATGATGGCACATATGAGTTTGAGTACTACTCCTTTGGGGCTATTCATGTCAACATTAATGGTAAACCAATATGGGGGAGTCCTTTCAATGATTTGTCAAAACTTGAaccaaagctgtgcataattcgATCAGAACCAAAACCAAATAGCCGCTATTATAGAAAAACTATTGTACAAACTATAGATTCTACTGGATACCATATAAAGACTGGTGGTGTGAAGGTAGTAGCAACAAGTTGTGGGTGGCACCCACCTGTGCATGATAACAAAGATGGTACATATTGGTTTGAATATGAGCCTGGCTGCCTGCCGCGGCTAACTGTAACCATTAATGGGAAACATATCAAAGGAAGTCCATTTGATTATGATGATGAGAGCCTTAACTAA